In a genomic window of Rhopalosiphum maidis isolate BTI-1 chromosome 4, ASM367621v3, whole genome shotgun sequence:
- the LOC113558180 gene encoding 52 kDa repressor of the inhibitor of the protein kinase-like encodes MDKFVIKKKIKLHETHESVTSTEEVDTLTPSLSFNSLLTSASTSSIESQRIINDNNDTTTSSESYDIGNYIDHIYSINDFTKFMILKNHWVPPKHYIFPFSVHNKRNREEKRRPNHQHLSNYSWLVYSDVKKGLFCKNCAIFTNDILVGGQKTISVKKLVTEPLIKFANLLGKHGDLDCHSQTQYHKLAIVKSESFIQVYKNPSYDIRNQVETSRKQQAIENRERLVPIIKTLILHGQQNIPIRGHRDDGSLLNTNNSPVATEGNFRSLLRFRIDSGDKVLENHLMTAKNNATYISKTSTNELINHCGNEVLSILLNRIHKAKYYCVLFDETTDVSHISQLSISIRYIYENTVREDFIGFVDLYKDNYSADALDLDIDNESNTLDLQQSEPTITGEILGSTVVKKLKSVGLDLKLCVGIGCDGCSVNMSTICGAAITIQKSAKNALICPCLNHSLNNNLSRSNKIQSLTSHCITRWIERHDSVLQFINDLPIILKSLTEISTWYDISTSSKANSLCKTIQDSEFVMCIFSLNDIMCLTRPLSILLQTKNLDLFSATTKIKELREVLSTKRNDANQCFNIIYNNVVEMMSKLGTELKLPRTTKRQTYRNNIEVNPEDSQGYWRISIYIPILDEVIKDFDNRFSSDNMQCFNLNFLMPLNLMKCFKNTEQLNQSIKDISNQYSELFGESIFSIEQKLKGELNLFENKLKSDTDLTTITSAITFLDKLDCDYFPVFSLFIKILITLPISIATAERSFSSLRLLKTWLRSRMSEERLTGLALLYIHKNIDIHNNIENIINRFANDKNRKLDFIL; translated from the exons ATGGACAaatttgttatcaaaaaaaaaattaagttgcaTGAAACCCATGAAAGTGTCACATCAACAGAAGAAGTGGATACTTTAACTCCAAGTTTGTCGTTCAATAGTTTATTGACTTCTGCTTCGACGAGCTCAATAGAATCGCaacgtattattaatgataataatgatactacTACTTCATCGGAAAGTTATGATATTGGTAACTATATAGACCacatatattctattaatgattttactaaatttatgaTTCTTAAAAATCATTGGGTCCCtccaaaacattatatatttcctTTTTCTGTACATAACAAACGCAATAGAGAAGAAAAGCGACGTCCTAATCATCAgcatttatctaattattctTGGTTAGTTTATTCCGATGTGAAAAAAGGACTTTTTTGCAAAAATTGCGCCATTTTTACTAATGATATTCTAGTAGGTGgtcaaaaaacaatatctGTTAAAAAATTGGTGACAGAACCCCTTATAAAATTTGCTAATTTATTAGGAAAACATGGAGACTTAGACTGCCATTCTCAAACTCAGTATCATAAGTTGGCAATAGTTAAAAGTGAATCATTTAttcaagtatataaaaatccaTCTTATGATATTCGGAATCAGGTTGAAACTTCACGTAAACAACAGGCTATTGAAAATAGAGAAAGACTTGttccaataataaaaactttaattttacatgGACAACAGAATATACCTATAAGAGGCCATCGTGATGATGGTTCAttacttaatacaaataatagtcCTGTTGCAACTGAAGGAAATTTTCGTTCATTACTAAGATTCCGAATAGATAGTGGGGATAAAGTTttggaaaatcatttaatgacaGCTAAAAATAATGCTACTTATATTAGTAAAACATCAACAAATgagttaataaatcattgtggTAATGAAGttctttctattttattaaatagaatacaTAAGGCAAAATATTACTGTGTTTTATTTGATGAAACAACTGATGTATCTCACATATCCCAACTTAGTATAtcaattagatatatttatgaaaatacagTCAGAGAagattttattggttttgttGATCTTTATAAGGACAATTATAGTGCAGATGCTCTTGATTTGGATATAGATAATGAAAGTAACACATTAGATTTACAACAGTCAGAACCAACTATTACAGGAGAAATACTTGGTTCAACAGTtgtaaaaaagttgaaaagtgTGGgactagatttaaaattatgtgtagGAATCGGTTGTGATGGTTGCAGTGTTAATATGTCGACAATATGTGGAGCAGCAATTACTATACAAAAATCTGCCAAGAATGCTTTAATATGTCCGTGTTTAAATCattcattgaataataatttatctagatCAAATAAGATTCAAAGT CTGACTAGTCACTGCATAACTCGCTGGATTGAGAGGCATGATtctgtattacaatttataaatgaccttccaattatattgaaaagttTAACTGAAATTTCTACATGGTATGATATATCTACTTCATCAAAAGCCAATTcattgtgtaaaactatacaagaCAGTGAATTTGTTATGTGTATTTTCTCTTTAAATGACATAATGTGTCTAACACGACCTTTAAGTATATTACtccaaactaaaaatttagacCTTTTTTCTGctactactaaaataaaagaactTAGAGAAGTACTAAGTACAAAACGAAACGATGCAAATCAgtgctttaatattatatataataatgttgttgaAATGATGTCAAAATTAGGCACTGAACTAAAACTTCCAAGGACTACTAAAAGGCAGACTTacagaaataatattgaagtcAACCCAGAAGACAGTCAAGGTTACTGgagaatatcaatttatattcctATTTTAGATGAAgtaataaaagattttgatAATAGGTTTTCTAGTGATAATATGCAATgctttaatcttaattttttgatgCCATTGAATCTCATgaaatgtttcaaaaacaCTGAACAGTTAAATCAATCAATTAAAGACATTTCTAATCAATATAGTGAGTTATTTGGTGAatctatattttctattgaacaaaaactaaaaggagaattaaatctatttgaaaataaattaaaatcagatACTGACCTCACAACTATAACATCAGCTATAACATTTCTAGACAAGCTTGATTGTGACTATTTTCcagtattttctttatttattaaaattctaatcaCTCTCCCAATATCTATTGCTACAGCAGAAAGAAGCTTTTCTTCTCTACGTTTACTAAAAACATGGTTAAGATCTAGAATGAGCGAAGAAAGGTTAACTGGTCTAGCTTTGTTATacattcacaaaaatattgatattcataataatattgagaatatcattaatagatttgctaatgataaaaatagaaaattggactttattttgtaa